TTTGAGGACAAAAAAAATTTGCTTGCAAATCTTGAAATCAAGATATTGCATACATTTTAGGTTTGATTTTCTAACAAGATTTTGTCTTTTCTGTAAAAAAAAGGCAGGATCTTCGATCGCAAGAGTTCCAGAATGTCCTCTAGTGAGAGTGACTGCACGGGATAAGCTGACACGCATTTAAATTGGGATTTTGCCTAGACTCCTTACACCAATGGTTTCAAGCAAGAAATTTAAATGGTGAACAGTTTATAGAGAGGCGCTTACTGAAACAATCCACAAGAAAAAATTTTTTTTATCTACTACATAAGTAACCCAGGATTCTGTATAACGCCAGTAGTTAAGGATCGACTTTACAGAATCTTTAAATTTTGGTGGCTTAGTTAAGTAGCTTCACGTAATTAAAATTACTTATAAGCAAGCATATTCGTACCAAAGCGGTTTCTTCTAGCTAACTTCTGATATATTTTTAACTTATCTTATACGTAATAAACGAGCGTTTTTATATTTCCGTTAATCTAACTAAAACCATTGAAGGCGAACGCATTAAGTATCGGTAATAAAAAATTGTATTTTTTATTACTTTAAAAAATCTTTTTTATAGCCGCCAAAACAAATTTTAAAAGGTAGTTTGGCTGGAAATTCTAATTTTAATATTTGTAAAACTTTTTTATTTTATAAATTAATTAGTTAAAAATTATGAAATAGAATATATTTTAAAAACAAAATAATTAAAACTTATTTTATCTAAATTTTAAAATTCATGGCTAGCTTCACATACTCTTTATAATTAATTTTTTACCTCGCACAGAGATATTTATTTAGTAATTTTACTGGCAGTTTTCGCCTAAATTTTTCCAGTTGTAAACTATATTTACTATGGAAACTTAGTTGCTCGATCTACTAGAGCTAGCATAACATATACTAATGGGAAAAGCGAGTGCTTACTAACTTTATCGGAAAATATAAACTAAAATTCTTCTCAGCTATCTAACTAGTTCTCAGGTTACTATTTATAAGATTAGGAATTTGCGATCGCACTACCCCAACCTAGCTGAGTAAGTTACGATAAATCTATTAGTGAAAAGTTTTTTATACCCTGCATAAAACTGACTGGAGTTATAGATGGAAGCTACGGAAAATTCTATAGGATGGCAGAATTACTGGCTGATTTTTAAACGACGTTGGCAACCAGCATCTTCTGTATTTATGTTAGTCGTTGTCCTTTGCAGCCTAAGTACGTTTCTCGAAAAACCAGTATATGAAGCAGTAGGAAAACTTTCTTTTAAGAAAATCAGTCCTACTTCTTCTTTAACAGGCTTAGGAAAAGAAATCGGAGAAGTTTCTGCGATCGGAGAGCAAAGTAATCCATTGAGTACGGAAATGGAAGTAATCCGCTCCGTACCGATGCTTCAAAAAATCATCAATCAGCTAAATTTAACGGATGACAAAGGAAAACGGCTAAAGATTAAAGCTTTTTTAAATAAATTAAACGTAAGTAACATTAGGGGAACAGATGTACTCTCCGTTTCTTATAAAGATCGAAATCCTCAAATAGCCGCAGCAGTTGTGAATTCCTTAATTAAACTATATATAGAAAATAACCAAACTGTTAACCGAATGGAAGCGGTAGCCGCTCGCGATTTTCTGCAAAAACAATTACCTCAAGCAGAAGCATCTTTGCGACAAGCAGAAGTAGCTTTGCGAAAATTTAAAGAAAAAAATAAAGTAGTAGCTTTAGAGGAAGAATCGAAATCAGCCGTAGAAGTCATTGCTAAATTAGAAGAGCAAATTGCCGTAGCTAAGTCTCAATATGCAGATCTAAATGCTCAAAAGTATACTTTTGAAAAAGAGTTACAAATGACTTCTCAGCAGGCGTTAAAAGCAACTTCTCTCAGCCAATCTTCCGCAGTACAAGAAGCACTCCAAGAATATCAGAAAATAGAACGCCTGTTGGCAATGGAAGAAACGCGCTTTCTCAATACTCACCCGGTAATAGTCGATTTAAGGAATAAAAAAGAAACTTTGAAGGGTTTACTAGAAGAGCGAATCAAAACAGTTATCGGTCAAACAACAGAATTGCCTCAACAAAATTTACAAATTGGAGATTCAAAACCAAAACTCATTGAAGAATTTGTGTTAGTAGAAGCCAAACGCCAAGGTTTAGCCAATCAGATTGTTGCTTTATCAAACGTACAAATAGCATATAGGCAAAGAATGAATGTTTTGCCCAGATTAGAAAAAGAACAACGAGAACTCGAAAACAAATTACAAATCTCACAATCTACCTATGCACTGCTATTTCAAAAACTTCAAGAAATCCGCATTACAGAAAATCAAAATGTAGGCAACGCACGCATTATTGAAGCGCCAGAAGTTCCCGAAGAACCTATAGCTTCTCGGAAAAAGTTATTTATTGCGACGGGTATTATGTTAGGTAGCTTGTTAGCGATGGCTACGGCGCTATTTTTAGAATTGCAAGATAAATCTTTAAAAACGGTTGAAGAAGCCAAAGAATGTTTTGGGTTGACTTTGTTGGTGGTAATTCCCATGCTAAGAAAACCCGACCAGATTACCAAGGGTAATTTTTTCTGGCGAGATAACTCAACTAACAAGTATTCAGGACAACCGATCCCACCAACACCAAAAATTGTCTTGCAAAACAACCTGCATAATCCAGTTAGCGCTGCTTACCGAATGTTACAAGCAAATCTGCGATTTTTAAGTTCTGATAAAGAGCTAAATACTGTTGTGGTGAGTAGTTCGATTCCCCAAGAAGGTAAGTCTACGGTGTCTGCTAATTTGGCGGTAGCGGTCGCGCAAGTGGGACGCA
This is a stretch of genomic DNA from Leptolyngbyaceae cyanobacterium. It encodes these proteins:
- a CDS encoding polysaccharide biosynthesis tyrosine autokinase → MEATENSIGWQNYWLIFKRRWQPASSVFMLVVVLCSLSTFLEKPVYEAVGKLSFKKISPTSSLTGLGKEIGEVSAIGEQSNPLSTEMEVIRSVPMLQKIINQLNLTDDKGKRLKIKAFLNKLNVSNIRGTDVLSVSYKDRNPQIAAAVVNSLIKLYIENNQTVNRMEAVAARDFLQKQLPQAEASLRQAEVALRKFKEKNKVVALEEESKSAVEVIAKLEEQIAVAKSQYADLNAQKYTFEKELQMTSQQALKATSLSQSSAVQEALQEYQKIERLLAMEETRFLNTHPVIVDLRNKKETLKGLLEERIKTVIGQTTELPQQNLQIGDSKPKLIEEFVLVEAKRQGLANQIVALSNVQIAYRQRMNVLPRLEKEQRELENKLQISQSTYALLFQKLQEIRITENQNVGNARIIEAPEVPEEPIASRKKLFIATGIMLGSLLAMATALFLELQDKSLKTVEEAKECFGLTLLVVIPMLRKPDQITKGNFFWRDNSTNKYSGQPIPPTPKIVLQNNLHNPVSAAYRMLQANLRFLSSDKELNTVVVSSSIPQEGKSTVSANLAVAVAQVGRKVLLVDADMHHPVQHRIWDLTNQVGLSNVIVGDTELGTAIREVMPNLDVLTCGVIPPNPMTLLDSQRVSSLIDEFTELYDLVIIDAPSLNVAADALILGKKADGLLFVVRPGVVDYASAIFAKELMEKSNQNVLGLVVNGVISNHEPHSCYYFANESYSITDTENINNGKVS